GCCATCTTGTGTTTTCATCATGCctctggaaatgttttattgcatCACCGATTCACCGTTTCACCATCTAACTCTTTTGTGTGACATCCtttactttctgtttctttattaaCGTTGTCCCTGATGTCttttactgaaaacagaaacGGCCAGGATTTTCAATGGCGGTGGCTCCCGCCTCAATAGCGGACAAGATAATTGTTCTTGACGAGGATGAAGAAGAGAACCCTCATAACCCCTGCGCTGCCTCAAACGCATCCTCTGAATGCCGACCCAAAAACAACGTGCCCTCAAAAGCTCAGCAGCCAGAGCCCACCCAAATTACCAAGTCACCGTTTGCCTCTGCTAAGAAGGACGCACACGTTCTACAGGCAGAAAATGAGAGGTTGTTTACTGAGGTGAGTTTATATTAAGGAGGCAACAACGCAACGATCTGTTAATCTGTAAATCAAATCTTTTTGGCAGCATGACCCTGGAACATGCACATTAGGAATCAGTCAACCCACTTTAAAACAACTTTGACcattacatgtgtttttattgcttgTTATGCACAGTGTACACTTTACTGACGACTGGATGGTCaagggcttttaaaaaaaatcgaCATGAATCACAACCAGATAGTGGAAATCTTTCTCCTCAATTGGAGAGAAAAGTGACAAAACTCGCAGCCTCTGTAATTCTGGCGGGACCATACTTATATCAGACTGACGCCACTCAACCACCTACGCAAGAATCATGTCATTCAGTATGGAGATAATCTTCAGACAAAAACTACACTGTTTGCTGAACATTTTGTGACCTGGTTAATTGAAAATGTACAAGGAGATTCCAAGCAGAAGAATAAatctaaaacaacaataaacccGTTCCAGACCAGAAAACAGTTCTAGTCGGCTCAAAGGCATCTTCTAGCTGTGCAAACAGCCAGTTGAAGTATTGTAAATAGTATATCAGACAGGGATGAACCTGGCGTGAATTGGAAAAACAATATGTTGTTGCTGTAGGTGCTATTTGTTCTGTTCTTGCTCTGTCAACTAGTTTCTTTCTCTGATCCCAGTACCTGACACGCAGGTCGTCTTGTTTCCTTTTCAGTTTGTGGAGCACTGTAAACCTCTCACACTGGACTGCCCTGAGGTGTTGACCTTCCTTCAGACCAAGCACAACAAGGCGACTCCAGACTATCTGTCGTCCGTGGAGTTCAGGAACACTTTGGGACGATGTTTGACCCGAGCTCAGGCCAACCGctctaaaacatttgtttacatcAATGAACTGTGCATTGTACTCAGGCAGCATGCCGTCAAGAAGAGGCAGAACCTCACCAAGGTTGAGCCTTCTACCTCATCATCGAGCACTTCTCAATCTACCTCTGTTGTGTCCAAAAATAAAGATGAGGCTCAAGATAAGTCGAATGGCGTGGAGGAAGAACAGATCAGACCGGCAGCAGAAAACGAGCAGCCTTCCACCTCAGGTTTCCAGCCGAACAAAAATGAGGAAGAAcaggaagcagagagaaagtCAAAGAGAGCGTCGAGAAAACAGGTTAGTGATGAACTAAGACTGGGCGCGaaattcattctttcactttGGATTGCTGCTTTTGAACGATGTGATCAAGATTATTATTTAACCTGCTGGCACTCAAACTTTTTTGAGACCCACGTCGACCAACTGGCAAAGCAAACTGAAGGTCAAACTTGGCTTCAGGAGGTTCGATTTGTACTGTGTGCAAAGACCAAACTTGCAAAACTGGATCCAGTTACTATGTGCCACATACATTCCACCTATGTTTGTttcaaatgttaatgtttaaaacattaaaactaacatCTTTCATTTAATGTTCTCaggaaaaaactattaaaattctGTATCctccaaaaaatatttttttttaaatcaaggtttagttttttgtcttgtgtttgcCATATCACCCAGCTCTGTGATGAACACTAGTTgactaatatttgtttaaaaactatAATGAATTTCAGGTAATTAATCTGTTGATAATTATAATGTatagaaatatttctgtgtGACTAAAGTTGTACTTAAGTAGATATAAAGAAAGGTTCGATGTTTTCTAAACTCTTAGTCACTGGgcttgtgaaaatgtatttgtatgtatcaTAAAAGCATTGTCAGCTGTTACCTCACTACACTGATCATCAGTATCAACATTTAGCTTTTTGCAGCAGTCGCCGATGTAACAAACTCCGTGTAGTGAACCACATCCGGCTCTTCTTGCCTTCTGTTAATCTCTCTCAGATCGCGTACCTGGAGAATCTACTGAAGATGTACAATGACGAGATCTGCCGTCTGCAGCAGGCCGAGCTGAGTCTGGATGACCTGGAGGCTGAGGACTCCTTATACATCCAGGAGCACAAGCTTAAACGCAAGGTCGGGATGGAAAACAGTGGGACTCGGGGGTCACAAACACAGCTGTGGCTACAAATTAACAGCTAGTGACaactctcctccttctcttccagATAATGAAGATTTATGAAAAACTGTGTGAACTAAAGGGCTGCAACAAACTAACGGGCCGAGTCATCGAGCAGAGGATCATCTACAACAGCACCCGTTATCCTGAGATCAACAAAAGGGTGAGCGACCCTCACATGGTTAATTATTCTTATCATCTACAAACTTGAATCCTCAGTGTAAGTAGACCTGCATTAATGTCTCTCTATGCAAACAAACATCATAGAAAAGTAAAGTTACATGACAGAACATATCAAAAACTAGAACTGGAAGTACTGTTTACTTTGGTGAATTTGTTGTGCTGATGCCTTGTTGTCTTCCATCAGGTCACGCGGTTCATCAACAGCCCCGAGGCACAGAGGAACCCCCCGGATTACCAAGACATCCTCCAGCAGGTGTTGCGTGCTAACGAGCGCCACAAACTGTGTCTGAGCAGAAAACAGGTGAACCAGATTGCCCAGGAGGCCTTCAGAGAGACCGGGAGCAGCATGCAGGAGAGACGTCAGCTGGACCTGGTGTACAACTTTGGCTCACATCTCACCGACAACTACAAAGCTGGTAAGACTTCGGTTGAGAGTAAAAATTCTGTAACATTTCTACTACGTCTCTAAATTTTGCTGTTCCCACACCTGATCTGGTCTGTTCTCCCTTTTCTTCGTCCCCCTCTACAGGTGTAGACCCAGCTCAGTCTGACCCCTCTCTGCAGAAAAAGCTGCGGTCAAACCGAAAAGTGGCTCTGTCCAGTCTGGAGGCAGTCATCACGAAGTACGCCAAAAAACAGGAGGATGCAGAGGAGCAAGAGAGGAGCAAACGACTGGAGAAAGACAGCAAGAAGAAAGAGGTATGAGAGCATCACAGGCGTATTTGGCTTTCAGTGTCCCACATACCATTGGTCTTATCAGAGCATTCACCCACCTTGTGTGGATGTTTTTGAAAGCTTTAAAAAAGGTGTTTACTTAATCACATGTTTTAGCTCTAAGTTAATAGTTAGTTATTGTTATGTACTTAGCTGCATTATATTGATGGGTGTTTTATAATGTTCTGCTTGCTTCATCCAGTGtcataaagcttttaaatttgACCTTAGTAATAAACATGGTAATAAACAGGGCTTAACCCTGATATATCCCTCTAAGCAGCAAAGAGCAGTGTCTAATGATATGGGAGGGGAAACTGGAAATTCAAAAGTTGCACAGATCTGTTAGCCTAAAGCAAAAAGTCttagttaatattaataattttttgtgaccttttttttctctcctatCTAATATTtatctcctcttccttctttccttttgtGGTTCTGTGTGCCCCTTTCAGGACAACAAATTAGAACAAGGAGATGAAACTAAAGAGGTGAACggagcagcagaggaggaggaggagaaagaggaggaagaagaagaagaacaggaggaggaggaggaggatgaggaggatgagtcGTCAGACCCAGATATAGAGGAGGAGATCCGTGCCAGTACTCAGCAAAATGGACCAGGTCAGAGCAAAAGTCTGGTAAATGATGTCAGCTCCCATTTCTGAAACTAACTTGAAACTTGGGAGCTCAATGCACTGCAACCtcagaaaacacataaaaatagaTCAGACTCAAGCCAAAGAAGAATACAGGAACACATGCAGCCTCCAGGAAATCAGAACGGCAAATACAAGGAACACAGAATATGTCTCTTCAGCTTTCAGTGGGTTCAGTGAAATCAGTCTACATTAGCCTCCAATAAACTAGATTAACTTCATAAAAGTTCTGATTGGTCTGCATGCACACATGACATTGCTCTCACTTAAtgatatgaataaatatatactCGATAGATTTAGGTCCATTGCATTATGTTTCTTGAAGCTATGCTAAAGTTCGTAATACCTACTTGCATCAGATGTAACTGTCCCTGCATTGGAGAAGGTggagacaggtagaaaagaTCCCATTAcattcattttcctctttctgtagATGACGACGATGACGATGAAGATGGTGATAATGACAAGAATGAGGAAGATGACACTAACAATGCAGAGCAAGCAGAACACGATGCCAAGGAAGATCAAACAGACAGGTTGTCAGGAAGCTTTTCTGCAGGGGAAGAAGGAAGTGCTAAAGACGACTATGAGCCTGTCACAAGTGGACTCAGTCCTTTTTCTGACGGAAGCAAGTCCCAGATGTCTCTGCTGTCTGACATCCCGTCCTCTAAAGGCAGCCCCAGCCAATCGGAGGCCGCGCAGACTGAAAACCAGAGGCCGCCCTCCGATGGTAATGTTGCAGCATCAGAGGAACCTGTTAATTCATCCAATCACGTTTCAGCCATCACTGAAGACCCTGCTGATGTGCCCCCCGCAGTAGCCAATGGGCTGTCGATAACCGCGATCGCACAGACAACGAACGGCACATCCCCACCACCCAGCCCCAGAACTACAAGGAGccagaagaggaagagggaggaaaacGCAACGCAAAAAACCATAAAAGCCAAGCGTAGAAATATCCATGAAAGCAGGTACAGTATTCGATATTTTGGTAGTAATTTTACCAAGAGACGATACATCTGAAAATAAGTCGCTTTTACTGCCAGAGCCCACACAGAATGTACTGTTCACCCTAGAATTAGTGAAAATGAATCTGGATGAACTTGTTTGTCAGGCCGTCTCTCTCTACATTcatcccccctcctctctctctctctcagtgagGCAGATATCCCTCTGGATATGGGCGTTTATAGCTGCAACTCTCCGGAGCAGGCAGAGTCCACCCGAGCCGACACTCCAAACCAGGAACCGGTCAGCAGCTCGCAGTCGACGCCTCCTCCCAAGAAAAACAAGGTGGGGGAACAGTTCAGGGTGTAAATGTCCGTTAAGGCTTGTTAGAACACACCTGAACCCAACAACAACGTTGGCAGGTTCAGTTCACATTAATTCGGCCTGGAGAGAAACTAGAGTTAAATGACTTGAACTAGTAAAACAcgttgtgtctgtttgtgtgtcgagagtaaaacaaatgtagGAGACACTTTATGTATTTCGGTATATTACACTCTGCAGAATTAGCgagtaatattttacaatttctatCAATCTGTCGTGCTGCCGTTTTGTCTCCAGGTCAATGTGGCGACCCAGTGTGACCCAGATGAGATCATCGTGCTCTCAGACTCTgaatgacctttgacctctccgCAGACTGCAAGTCTTTGCCACTTCTTACTGATATTCAGAAACGGATGTACTCAATACTGGGTTTCAGACTTTTGGCTTgtaacaaaagaacaaaagctgaatttgtttttttttgtttttttctttttcctaattgaaaagtaaaagtttagATAGAAATTTGACCCTGAAGGGTCAATATCAAGTTTTTATAAAATACTGATTTTGTTAGCTGTTAAACATAGAAGAGGAGaagactttaaataaaatgtattttccaaaaaaaaaaaaaataggatgTTTTTGGAGGCTGCAGGTTGTTCAATAGAGAGAACAGCTTTGTCTCTGCAGGAAAACTTTAGCTGAAATAGCTGATTCTTCTCTgtttggggggttggggggttgGGGGGCTGCACCCGAGTCTTTCGAGTAACATTTATTCCTGCCTTTCAGTGCGACACGTGCATCCTACCGGTTGGTAGTAGCATTGAAATAATCTTTTGCTGCTTTGAGTCCAGAGCTAAAATATGTCTCTTGGGATGATTCTTCCTGAACTTGTTCTACTACCAGTGCCTGAAAACATGAACCATGCAGCTGCAGGTTTTTCACAGAGCTGCGATAGCTCAGCGCTGGTTTGTTTACATCTtatattttaatctttattattattatttttttaaaataaagaaacagggAGGTGCTGGTTTGTATAAAAGAACTGCTGTGTGTACATTGTTTTACATGCTGTTGCTATTTATGATTTCTGTATTGTATTTCTTTGGTGAGTGAGCTCTGTGTTTCTTATGTTGGTGTGCTGTGTGGACTGCAGCAGtgacttttctttcattttttttccccttttatttcactttaaacaTAGCACCTGGTTTTAGGGTTAAAATGAAGCGTAGTGTTTTCTCTTATTTAGCACCGTAGCGTCGAGTATTTTATATGAATCGCCGTCAACAAATCCCacaaaaaaaagaccaaatgtAATAGCGCTTGTTTCACTGCAGACATTTGGACGcagtaaatgagaagcaaaggtgttaataataacattaactctattaaaattgtttttcttattgtctttCTAAAAGTGTCTTATGCGAAAAAGCCTACTTTTCTATAAGCTCTTCAGCGAGTCACCCTGTTAGTGCGACTCCATCCCACGTAAACACTGCATGTCAGAAATACTCACATGAGCCAGCTGTGGATTCATCTGCTACTGAAGCTACTTCCCCACAAAGTCCAGCTGTGCTATTCTGAGCACTTTTTACAaagtaatgtgtgttttagacCCGTTTCCTAAGATTTATGTAAGTTATTATCTCAAAAGGATTTCTGGTTTGCAGAAATACACGACAAACTACAACCACGAGTTTGTTATTATcaactgtctgtaaaaaaacaaaaaaaccaaaacaatgttgcatagatataaaataaataccaacATTAAGACAAGTCGTACAACGTATAAAATCTAGACAAGGTTGTTAGTGTTAATTAAAACTGACAAGGAACTTATAAACTGAAATCCCAATTAAATTCACtataaagactaaaataaatCTGAGTTCAAAATTaactaaatgcaaatgacaaatgGTTTTAGCCTATAAAACAAAAGTGACTGGGAGTTGAAATAAAGTCGCCGTTTCAGTTCCGCAGAACGAGGCAGGCTGTATATACCAGTACACATCATATACCTAAAATGATCCATGTGATATGGATGTTTAATGGGGATTTGTTGACAGTAAGATGTCATGACGCGTGACGTCTCACCACAACACGGGTGAAGTCGTACCCGTGTGTCTGTaaccacattcacacacctgGTCCTCAGTTTAATCCCAGCCCAAATCCTGAGAGTAAACAAAGGTGTTATTCCAATTCATTTTTATATACGCGGACATCATGTCCGTCCACAGCCCAACTTAGAATcataattgttgttgtttacctttttttttttttcacagaactGCCTTCTTCTTAAAACACTGGTTGACTGGAGACAAGTTTCACTTTTAAAGCTACTAATTCTACTTCTGTGCCATATTACAATGTTTCTCCCCGTTTTCCTTGATGTTGAAAGCATCATTGCAGTTAACATCTCCATCATTTaatttggtctgtgtgtgtgtgtgtgtgactagtATGTATTTTGCCCTTTGTTGTCCCCGTAACATTTAGCATTGTTATGGTCCAGGCCTTAGAAAAATCCAGTCTAGGGTTTTTCTCCCCCTCCTGAATCCcacttaaaataactttaaccacccagaaattatatttttctctcttcaaaTTGCAAGAAATGTACTTATTGTAGCTCCACTCTGTCGGGCCTCGTTTATGCAGAGGAGGGATCCATTATCCACTGTGAACTTGTCCTTTTTGATagcaataaataatacattttgttataCAAAAATTGTGCTTCTGATTTCGACTGTACTTGTTCAGAAACCACATATATTGAATGACATTGTTTGTTATGTCTATAGTGCAAAAGTCATCATCCCCAGTGTTTGGGGAGAAAACAACGGGCTGgtgttgtgtgtctgcattgtgTTAACTACACATCCACATGTAGCGGGAacccacacacacttaaaacGGCTACATTCAAATCAGTATTGCGCTCACTGAAAAGCCGACCTCTGATTTTTAACCGGGGTTTTTAGGATTTGAACAAAGTTTATAGACAAACACTATTTGCACCAAATAATTTATTGACCTATTTTTACATGGCAGAGGTGAATATTGATTCCGTTTAATACGTCATTAGAACCACTCAGGATTTACATAAAATTACATCTTTAAGTTCAACAATCAACTGGTCAATCAGGAGACGTGAAATATAGTTTGTggaatgtacaaaaataataaaaataccttGTTTTgtgttcagcagcagcagctttgaactctttattattctgtattatttctctttctctcttctcgcCGTAGGTTAGAGACTTGGTTGgtgcagcagcaggtgaagCTGCAGACGATGCGAGCAGCTCCCGCATTTGCACCTCACACACGATTGACAGTTACACAAGAGGTGTTGAGGCTTCAATGGGTCATTTTGTGATGCTGTTAAGTAGTGAGAAAAAATCACTGGGGATCAAAAggggttcacatactttttcttgCATAAAGTGCTGCTTTTGCACAGGGATTAAGGGCTAATATCCCCATGTCACGTTTGCCTATGCGAGACGATAACTTATTAAACTGTACTTTGATTATTCTGTGTGGGACTAGAAATTAATTTAAGCACAAATGTCTCTTTCGTTACGGATGAATATAAACGCTAAATGAGCGTCTCTTCCTCACATCCTCTAGCTACTGTACATGCACGTGTCCTACGAGCAGCATCCATCCGCACACGTTCTCCTCTCAACAATCCTCCAGTGTTTCCTCCGATGCTGCGACGGCGAAAGCGCGAGCGCACGTGAGGAAACACTGCAGGTCACATCCACACGCCAACAGTCCGGTCTCTTCGCTGTGACTGGGCCCCAAACCTGCACATAAAAATATCCAAACGCAGCCTTCACAGAAGGTAAAAGCAGTCAGTGCCGTCCGTCTCTTTATGTGCAACAATCTGTAAAAGCGTGCGCAGCGATGAAGAGGTCACGTGTTTATTTCCCGTGTTGGCTTCATACACGGTTTGGTTTGATTTCGAAGTGAAACAATGAAACGGCTACAATCCTTCATAAACTCACACGATCatcacactgctgctgtcaaTCACAAATTCTCTTAACGACAGTTCCGGCTGTGGCCACAAGGGGGCGCAAAGGtttgaaaggaaaacatttgaataaaggCTGTGACTTAATTTATCAATGATGCACTTCCGTGTTTTCCATTAATACACTGTTTTCTGTCGgatgttttacatttctggaTATCAAGCCAGCGAGTAAGCTGTTAAAACTGGTACTAAAGTGTTAAAGGCAGCAATAATTCACACAGCTTTGTGGAAACTGCTACCAGTGCAGGTTCGTCCTGGTTTTTGCCCGGCGTAGAAAGAACTGGTCTGTCAGAGTCTGGGCAGCCTCCTCTGGTGGAGGATCTGCAACTTGCTAAATGGGAATTTTGGACCAAACTACACAAGCAGCTCAATGATTcgctttaaaaagtaaattaaccGTATTCGGTTTAAACGGAGTGTTTAAAACATTAGAGCATTAAGTCCTGAAATATTTGATGTGACTTTCAGCCTTTCTTCAAATATTTATTCTGCAGGGTTTAAAAGATTATTGTTGTTAGATTCACACAACCAAAAGTGACTTTTCTCTGAAGtttcaaaaatgtgttaaatttacaacaaagaaaaaaaaacataaaaacgtGCCAATAACCCAATTCAACTACAAAATGTCTTAACTGATACCTTTGAATACCAAAGTAAGAAAACTGCCACAACAGCGAATCACTTTAACAGTTTTGTCACAAATGCTACTGTGGAAATGTAGAAAactaaaacaggaaatactaCTGGATTTTCACGGAGCAAATATTTTCAGAATATTCCAGAAAGTGAGAACAATGTGACCTGAAGGTTTCCTGTCAATCTGcgtttctttttattgtaattaaacCAAACGTCCCTTTGGACCCTCATACATTCACATCCGACTGCATGAGTCAGAGACGCTGTTTGGCTCCAGTTAAAATGAAAACGGAACGTTCACGAGCGTTTTGTCACGTCAGGACCCGTATGACAAAATGAGGCTAAGACCACCTGCTCTCGATAAAAGCCCCAGAGGGAAAGTTCTGAGCGTGTCGCTTTcaggttgtctgtctctgcagaGTTGGACCAGAATGGAAAGAGCCTCGAGTTCTGCGAGAATCGCCTCTGAGGGAGGCCTCGAGCTCGGCAGCCGTGCAGGTCGGCGCCCGCCTGTGCACGTGGCGGGGATCCATCCACCCCGAAGCGAGCACGAGCGATTGTGCGTTTACTGTGGATCTAACACGGGTTCGAGGCGAAGCCAGCACCGTAGTATCGTCTGAATTAACATGGCAGTGCTGACAGACTGCTGCTGCAGTAAAAGACACAAACCTGCTACTGTGGCTTTTTCATCTGACgagcaggtttgtgtgttttatttattgattttttttattttttattttaaatcatatgACAGTGACACTTTACAATACGATACTGCAGAAAATCACAGCAATTTCTCTACTAGTGCTATAATGCTGCCACAGAAGGTAACGGTTAGTGAAGCACTGTCCCTTTATTTTTGGTTtcctctctccacacacacacacacacacacacacacacacacacacacacacactcttccacAAAAAAACCTAAACTTCTCGggtattttaaacaatagctTACTCACTGAGACAGAAGGTACATTTTTTGGTGAGGCCACTTTTCTGAGGCAGGTTTTCTACAGTCTTTACGGAACCAGAATCACACGTTTAAAGTCCAAATTCTCTGTAAACCTGTAGGTTCTTTAGGT
The nucleotide sequence above comes from Channa argus isolate prfri chromosome 1, Channa argus male v1.0, whole genome shotgun sequence. Encoded proteins:
- the daxx gene encoding death domain-associated protein 6 isoform X1, with the translated sequence MAVAPASIADKIIVLDEDEEENPHNPCAASNASSECRPKNNVPSKAQQPEPTQITKSPFASAKKDAHVLQAENERLFTEFVEHCKPLTLDCPEVLTFLQTKHNKATPDYLSSVEFRNTLGRCLTRAQANRSKTFVYINELCIVLRQHAVKKRQNLTKVEPSTSSSSTSQSTSVVSKNKDEAQDKSNGVEEEQIRPAAENEQPSTSGFQPNKNEEEQEAERKSKRASRKQIAYLENLLKMYNDEICRLQQAELSLDDLEAEDSLYIQEHKLKRKIMKIYEKLCELKGCNKLTGRVIEQRIIYNSTRYPEINKRVTRFINSPEAQRNPPDYQDILQQVLRANERHKLCLSRKQVNQIAQEAFRETGSSMQERRQLDLVYNFGSHLTDNYKAGVDPAQSDPSLQKKLRSNRKVALSSLEAVITKYAKKQEDAEEQERSKRLEKDSKKKEDNKLEQGDETKEVNGAAEEEEEKEEEEEEEQEEEEEDEEDESSDPDIEEEIRASTQQNGPDDDDDDEDGDNDKNEEDDTNNAEQAEHDAKEDQTDRLSGSFSAGEEGSAKDDYEPVTSGLSPFSDGSKSQMSLLSDIPSSKGSPSQSEAAQTENQRPPSDGNVAASEEPVNSSNHVSAITEDPADVPPAVANGLSITAIAQTTNGTSPPPSPRTTRSQKRKREENATQKTIKAKRRNIHESSEADIPLDMGVYSCNSPEQAESTRADTPNQEPVSSSQSTPPPKKNKVNVATQCDPDEIIVLSDSE
- the daxx gene encoding death domain-associated protein 6 isoform X2, which encodes MAVAPASIADKIIVLDEDEEENPHNPCAASNASSECRPKNNVPSKAQQPEPTQITKSPFASAKKDAHVLQAENERLFTEIAYLENLLKMYNDEICRLQQAELSLDDLEAEDSLYIQEHKLKRKIMKIYEKLCELKGCNKLTGRVIEQRIIYNSTRYPEINKRVTRFINSPEAQRNPPDYQDILQQVLRANERHKLCLSRKQVNQIAQEAFRETGSSMQERRQLDLVYNFGSHLTDNYKAGVDPAQSDPSLQKKLRSNRKVALSSLEAVITKYAKKQEDAEEQERSKRLEKDSKKKEDNKLEQGDETKEVNGAAEEEEEKEEEEEEEQEEEEEDEEDESSDPDIEEEIRASTQQNGPDDDDDDEDGDNDKNEEDDTNNAEQAEHDAKEDQTDRLSGSFSAGEEGSAKDDYEPVTSGLSPFSDGSKSQMSLLSDIPSSKGSPSQSEAAQTENQRPPSDGNVAASEEPVNSSNHVSAITEDPADVPPAVANGLSITAIAQTTNGTSPPPSPRTTRSQKRKREENATQKTIKAKRRNIHESSEADIPLDMGVYSCNSPEQAESTRADTPNQEPVSSSQSTPPPKKNKVNVATQCDPDEIIVLSDSE